In one Oryza glaberrima chromosome 2, OglaRS2, whole genome shotgun sequence genomic region, the following are encoded:
- the LOC127763563 gene encoding uncharacterized protein LOC127763563: MAAAATATRRPSGPVLSAAHYRSASPTRVKLAGGGARASVSVSSVSRRSCMCSPTNHPGSFRCSLHKEQKRSVHHKAAAAPSSPPSPTSPPASGGAVRLGGARRMGGSALVRIGAVESGQWARRALAATIRPSPAAQQAQHRRRVAGLRPRPSRLSAVSMAGDRAGDNHHHHR, translated from the coding sequence atggcggcagcggcgacggccaCGAGGCGGCCGAGCGGGCccgtcctctccgccgcgcACTACCGCTCCGCCTCCCCGACGCGCgtcaagctcgccggcggcggagcacgcGCGTCCGTCAGCGTCTCGTCCGTGAGCCGCCGCTCCTGCATGTGCTCGCCGACCAACCACCCGGGGTCGTTCCGGTGCAGCCTCCACAAGGAGCAGAAGCGGAGCGTTCAccacaaggcggcggcggcgccatcctccccgccgtcgccgaccagcCCGCCGGCCTCGGGCGGCGCCGTCAGGCttggcggcgcgaggcggatGGGCGGCAGCGCGCTGGTGCGGATCGGCGCCGTGGAGAGCGGCCAGTGGGCGCGGAGGGCTCTCGCCGCCACCAtccgcccctcccccgccgcgcaGCAGGCGCAGCACCGGAGACGCGTCGCcgggctccgcccccgccccAGCCGCCTCTCCGCCGTCTCCATGgccggcgaccgcgccggcgacaaccaccaccaccaccgataA